Proteins found in one Fulvitalea axinellae genomic segment:
- the pnp gene encoding polyribonucleotide nucleotidyltransferase produces the protein MLPNVVTKKIDLPDGRTITVETGKLAKQADGSVVVRLGDTMLLATVVARKEAMEGCDFMPLSVDYVEKFASAGRIPGGFLKREGRLSDFEILTSRLIDRVLRPLFPDDYHADTQVMVQLISADKDALPDGLAALAASAALSVSDIPFNGPISEVRVIRANGEYIVNPTPAQIEEADINLMVGASESDIMMVEGEMKEVSEQAMLEGLKVAHEAIKGQCRLQTEMAEELGVVKREYSHEVHDEELKEEMFDKLYQKVYDVFSQRISDKKKRHEAIQAVKEEYIESLGEDHEVDLGLVGMYFRKIEKKAARNSVLDSNIRIDGRKLNEVRPIWSEVGYLPTPHGSAVFTRGETQSICTVTLGTKLDEQMIDNAMVTGTNKFLLHYNFPGFSTGEVKPNRGAGRREIGHGNLAYRALKEVIPPEGPDNPYTIRIVSDILESNGSSSMATVCGGALALMDAGIRIKSPVSGIAMGMISDAETGRYAVLSDILGDEDHLGDMDFKVTGTDKGLTACQMDMKIDGLSYEILEEALLQGKEGREHILDEMKKTIDVPRADYKPNAPRSTMMRIERDMIGPLIGPGGKVVQEIQKTTETTIVIEEDDQGGVVNIFATDQERMDKAVNWVKSIVAMPEVGEIYEGKVKSIMPFGAFIEFMPNKEGLLHISEVKWERLETLEGILEVGEEVKVKLLDIDKKTGKYKLSRKVLLEKPEGYQERSRGGDRGDRGGRGGNFRGGDRNRRRND, from the coding sequence ATGTTACCCAATGTAGTTACCAAAAAAATCGATTTGCCTGACGGCAGAACGATCACTGTTGAGACAGGTAAGTTAGCGAAACAAGCTGACGGATCGGTAGTGGTTCGTTTGGGCGACACCATGTTGTTGGCCACTGTAGTCGCGCGAAAAGAGGCGATGGAAGGTTGTGACTTCATGCCTCTTTCTGTTGATTACGTCGAGAAGTTCGCTTCTGCTGGCCGTATTCCAGGAGGTTTTCTTAAGCGTGAGGGCAGGCTTTCGGATTTCGAAATCCTTACTTCCCGTTTGATCGACCGCGTGTTGCGTCCCCTTTTCCCTGATGACTACCATGCCGACACCCAGGTGATGGTTCAGTTGATCTCGGCGGACAAAGACGCTTTGCCGGACGGTCTCGCCGCACTCGCCGCTTCAGCCGCTCTTTCGGTTTCGGACATTCCGTTCAACGGACCGATCTCCGAAGTGAGGGTTATCCGCGCAAACGGCGAATATATTGTGAACCCGACTCCTGCCCAGATCGAGGAAGCGGACATCAACCTTATGGTTGGGGCTTCTGAGTCTGATATCATGATGGTGGAAGGCGAGATGAAAGAGGTTTCTGAGCAAGCTATGCTCGAAGGCCTTAAAGTGGCGCACGAAGCTATCAAGGGACAGTGCCGTCTCCAGACTGAAATGGCGGAGGAACTTGGCGTTGTTAAGCGCGAGTATTCGCATGAGGTTCACGATGAGGAATTGAAAGAGGAAATGTTCGATAAGCTTTACCAAAAAGTTTACGACGTATTCTCTCAGAGAATTTCTGACAAGAAAAAGAGACACGAAGCCATTCAGGCTGTCAAAGAGGAGTACATCGAGTCGCTCGGTGAGGATCACGAAGTGGATCTCGGACTCGTAGGTATGTACTTCCGTAAAATAGAGAAAAAAGCGGCCCGTAATTCGGTGCTTGACAGCAATATCCGTATCGACGGCCGTAAACTCAATGAAGTTCGTCCTATCTGGAGCGAAGTGGGGTATTTGCCTACTCCTCACGGTTCGGCGGTCTTTACTCGTGGCGAGACTCAGTCAATCTGTACAGTTACGTTGGGTACTAAGCTCGACGAGCAGATGATCGACAACGCCATGGTAACGGGGACTAACAAGTTCTTGTTGCACTATAATTTCCCTGGATTCTCTACCGGAGAGGTTAAGCCTAACAGAGGCGCTGGCCGTCGCGAGATTGGTCACGGTAACTTGGCTTACCGCGCTTTGAAAGAGGTTATTCCTCCGGAAGGACCGGACAACCCTTACACAATCCGTATCGTATCGGACATCCTCGAATCTAACGGATCGTCTTCTATGGCGACTGTTTGTGGCGGTGCTTTGGCGCTTATGGATGCGGGTATCCGTATCAAGAGCCCAGTTTCGGGTATTGCGATGGGTATGATCTCAGACGCCGAGACCGGACGCTATGCGGTTCTTTCCGATATTCTCGGAGACGAGGACCACTTGGGTGATATGGACTTCAAAGTAACCGGTACGGACAAAGGCCTTACCGCTTGCCAGATGGACATGAAGATCGACGGTTTGTCTTACGAAATTCTTGAAGAAGCCCTTTTGCAGGGTAAAGAAGGCCGTGAGCACATCCTCGACGAGATGAAAAAGACCATCGACGTGCCACGTGCGGACTACAAGCCGAACGCTCCGAGGTCTACCATGATGAGAATCGAGCGCGATATGATCGGGCCACTCATAGGACCTGGTGGAAAAGTTGTTCAGGAAATCCAGAAAACTACCGAGACTACTATCGTAATCGAGGAAGACGATCAGGGCGGTGTGGTGAATATTTTCGCTACGGACCAAGAGCGTATGGATAAGGCCGTGAACTGGGTGAAGAGCATTGTGGCTATGCCGGAAGTAGGCGAGATCTACGAAGGTAAAGTGAAGTCAATCATGCCTTTCGGTGCGTTTATCGAGTTTATGCCGAACAAAGAAGGTCTTCTTCATATTTCAGAAGTGAAGTGGGAGCGTCTTGAGACCCTTGAAGGAATTCTTGAGGTTGGCGAAGAGGTGAAGGTGAAACTTCTTGATATCGATAAGAAAACCGGTAAGTACAAACTGTCTCGCAAGGTATTGCTTGAGAAGCCTGAGGGCTATCAGGAAAGAAGCCGTGGCGGTGACAGAGGAGACCGTGGTGGACGTGGCGGAAACTTCCGTGGCGGAGACCGCAACCGTCGTCGTAACGACTGA
- the rpsO gene encoding 30S ribosomal protein S15: MYLSKEKKAELFENHGRLKAKVDTGSPESQIALFSFRINHLTEHLKTNKKDHSTRLGLLKLVGKRRKLLNYLQKVDVERYRAIIKELGIRK, from the coding sequence ATGTATTTATCAAAAGAGAAGAAAGCTGAGCTTTTTGAGAATCATGGTCGGTTGAAGGCGAAAGTGGACACAGGTTCGCCGGAGTCACAAATCGCGTTGTTTTCGTTCAGAATCAACCACTTGACCGAGCACCTCAAGACTAACAAAAAAGACCACTCTACACGTCTTGGTCTTTTGAAACTTGTTGGTAAGCGCCGTAAGTTGCTCAACTACTTGCAGAAAGTTGACGTTGAGCGTTACAGAGCGATTATCAAGGAACTTGGCATTAGAAAATAA
- a CDS encoding LptF/LptG family permease, whose translation MKKIDKLVLWAFIKPFFLTFFIVLFILLMQFLLRYFDDLVGKDLGFAVISELVVYMAVFLSPQAFPLSILLASLMTYGNLGEHFELTAVKAAGVSLIRTLRPIFVFAILLSTFAFYVNGFVVPAVNLRFFRLLYDVKQKKAAMQIPPGVFYNDLKNYSIKIGSRTEEGILHDVLIYDHSSTPSSNKSLTLADSGKMYTVASGSSLVFELYSGNVYDEKPLKNSGRKRSYGKKKLPLTHAEFDTLKMIVDLSSLALGNTDEKAFQGHRMTLALPALSAQIDSLREDAGDKVYMNFRKVKTYFNYHLKGGVEIPERFLKAHEAVLERRRRRSRKSAKDLGEEFAKDQMAVDSLEKLARRGSLADSAKIKSLEKTLRTDAKIEDTAIASTLPKDTVVEEAQKYIVPLDTSLAYLAKVDASIIKRKREKQAYDYAKGQVSNIKSTLSGEEVLFKSRRRTLAKAEIERMKRYAGAFACLIMFLVGAPLGSIIKKGGLGVPVLVSIIFFIFYYVISSSGERMARAGTISPWLGVWMANMALLPVGLFFLRQAKNDARLFDSDFYIVVFNRVKDRFFKKKKKAKA comes from the coding sequence ATGAAAAAAATAGACAAATTGGTCCTGTGGGCCTTTATAAAGCCCTTTTTTCTGACCTTTTTTATTGTCCTGTTCATCTTGTTGATGCAGTTTCTGCTACGCTATTTCGACGATTTGGTGGGCAAGGACCTGGGCTTTGCCGTGATATCGGAACTGGTGGTGTATATGGCGGTGTTCCTTTCGCCGCAGGCGTTTCCGCTTTCTATCCTGTTGGCCTCGCTGATGACTTACGGTAATTTGGGTGAGCATTTCGAGCTTACGGCCGTCAAGGCCGCCGGTGTTTCGCTTATCCGTACTTTGCGGCCCATATTTGTGTTCGCGATATTGCTTTCCACCTTCGCTTTCTACGTCAACGGGTTTGTGGTGCCGGCCGTGAACCTTCGCTTTTTCCGTTTGCTTTACGATGTCAAACAGAAGAAAGCCGCCATGCAGATTCCGCCGGGTGTATTCTACAATGACCTTAAAAACTATAGTATAAAAATCGGTAGCCGTACGGAAGAGGGGATTCTTCATGATGTGTTGATCTATGACCATTCCAGCACGCCCTCGTCCAACAAGAGTCTGACATTGGCTGATTCCGGCAAAATGTACACGGTGGCTTCCGGAAGTTCCTTGGTTTTCGAACTTTATAGCGGTAATGTTTATGACGAAAAACCGCTGAAGAACTCGGGACGGAAACGCAGTTATGGCAAAAAGAAACTGCCGCTTACCCATGCTGAATTCGATACGCTTAAAATGATCGTGGATTTGTCTTCGTTGGCCTTGGGTAATACCGATGAAAAGGCTTTCCAAGGTCACCGGATGACTTTGGCTTTGCCGGCGCTTTCCGCCCAGATCGATTCTCTTAGGGAAGATGCGGGGGATAAAGTGTATATGAATTTCCGGAAGGTGAAAACCTATTTTAATTACCATTTGAAAGGTGGGGTTGAGATTCCCGAAAGGTTCCTGAAAGCCCATGAGGCTGTTCTTGAGCGAAGGCGGAGAAGAAGTCGTAAATCGGCGAAAGATTTGGGTGAAGAGTTCGCCAAAGACCAAATGGCAGTGGATTCTCTGGAAAAATTGGCGCGCAGAGGTTCCCTGGCCGACAGTGCGAAAATAAAGTCCTTGGAGAAGACCTTGCGTACCGATGCCAAAATAGAGGATACGGCCATTGCGTCTACATTGCCGAAAGATACGGTAGTCGAAGAGGCGCAGAAATATATTGTTCCGCTGGATACTTCGCTGGCTTATTTGGCCAAAGTTGACGCCTCGATAATCAAGCGTAAGCGGGAAAAACAAGCCTATGATTACGCCAAAGGGCAGGTAAGTAATATAAAAAGTACACTTTCCGGGGAAGAAGTGCTCTTTAAAAGCCGTCGAAGGACGTTGGCTAAGGCCGAGATCGAGCGTATGAAACGCTATGCTGGGGCTTTCGCTTGCCTGATTATGTTTTTGGTGGGGGCGCCGTTGGGTTCCATTATCAAAAAAGGCGGGTTGGGCGTGCCTGTGCTGGTGTCGATTATATTCTTCATTTTCTATTACGTGATTTCCTCTTCGGGGGAAAGGATGGCCCGGGCCGGAACCATTTCTCCTTGGCTTGGCGTATGGATGGCCAATATGGCGCTGTTGCCAGTCGGGCTGTTTTTCCTTCGCCAAGCGAAAAACGACGCGAGGCTGTTCGATTCGGACTTCTATATCGTGGTGTTTAACCGGGTTAAGGACCGGTTCTTCAAAAAAAAGAAAAAAGCGAAGGCCTAA
- a CDS encoding NAD-dependent deacylase produces the protein MRKLVVLTGAGISAESGIPTFRASDGLWEGHDVMEVASPEGWARNPELVLNFYNERRKAAREAEPNDGHLYLKKLEELFDVTVVTQNVDNLHEKAGSSNVIHLHGSLFESRSEADESLVYPSEDVVELGDTCERGHQLRPNIVWFGEAVPMMEKAIEEASRADVFLVVGTSLQVYPAAGLVDYVPHDCEIYHVDPKSETNARVPSRVRMIREKASLGVKMVYQELS, from the coding sequence ATGAGAAAATTAGTAGTCTTGACTGGCGCAGGTATAAGCGCCGAAAGCGGTATTCCCACTTTCCGGGCTTCGGATGGCCTTTGGGAAGGCCATGACGTGATGGAAGTCGCCAGCCCCGAAGGCTGGGCCCGTAACCCGGAGCTTGTGCTGAACTTTTATAACGAACGCAGAAAAGCCGCTCGCGAAGCCGAACCGAACGACGGCCACCTTTATCTAAAAAAGCTGGAAGAGCTTTTTGACGTGACCGTAGTGACGCAAAACGTGGACAATCTGCATGAAAAAGCGGGCAGTTCGAACGTGATTCACCTTCACGGTTCGCTTTTCGAATCGAGAAGCGAAGCGGATGAAAGTCTGGTTTACCCTTCGGAAGATGTGGTGGAACTAGGCGACACATGCGAGCGCGGTCATCAGCTCCGTCCCAATATCGTATGGTTTGGCGAGGCGGTACCGATGATGGAGAAAGCGATTGAGGAAGCGAGCCGAGCCGACGTGTTTTTGGTGGTGGGCACATCCCTGCAAGTCTATCCGGCGGCGGGCTTAGTGGATTACGTTCCCCATGATTGCGAAATCTACCACGTTGATCCGAAAAGCGAAACGAACGCCCGTGTGCCTTCCCGTGTGCGAATGATCAGGGAAAAGGCGAGTCTGGGAGTGAAGATGGTTTATCAGGAACTGTCGTAA
- a CDS encoding sulfatase, with product MKRVSRLLCQWAGVGLALGACSSKDNRQAEEVTKKKPNILFIMSDDHAYQAVSAYGHGINKTPNIDRIADEGAIFNNSFVTNSICGPSRAVMLTGKYSHQNGFYANYVSVFDGKQQTLPKILKGAGYTTAVVGKWHLGSDPTGFDYWNILSGAGGQGDYYNPDFNEMGKEKIIDGYVTDITTDLALNWLEKRDQEKPFMLMLHQKAPHRNWMPRLDQLGKIKEGSAKLPSNFHDDYEGRGRAAREGQMEIKSIMRWGHDMKFTTQPNGEPCRPDFIRELNRMKPEERAKWDEYYTPIMEGFNKKPLEGKALAEWKFQRYMHDYLNTVTTVDENVGRVLDYLDKKGLSDNTIVVYTSDQGFYLGEHGWFDKRFMYEQSLRMPLMVRYPKHIKPGTKVDDMVMNLDFMPTFLDYAGVDVPSDVQGASFKQVVEGKTPKTWRKSIYYHYYHYPGTHMVKRHYGVRTDRYKLIRFYHDNDEWEMYDLEKDPQEMTSVYGDPAYAEVQAEMMKVLAENQKKYGDDEQTSKRLFDQEQINHTERVKKLHADAKKK from the coding sequence ATGAAACGCGTATCCAGGCTTTTGTGCCAATGGGCTGGCGTCGGGTTGGCTTTGGGGGCCTGTTCCTCAAAAGATAACCGTCAGGCCGAAGAGGTGACGAAGAAGAAGCCGAACATCCTTTTTATCATGTCCGACGACCACGCCTACCAGGCCGTGAGCGCTTACGGGCACGGAATCAACAAGACTCCGAATATTGACCGGATTGCCGACGAAGGCGCCATTTTCAACAATAGTTTCGTAACGAATTCTATCTGCGGACCCAGCCGGGCCGTGATGCTTACGGGCAAATACAGCCACCAAAACGGTTTTTACGCAAACTACGTGTCGGTGTTTGACGGCAAGCAACAGACGCTCCCGAAAATATTGAAAGGGGCGGGCTACACCACCGCCGTAGTGGGCAAGTGGCACTTGGGTTCTGATCCGACGGGCTTCGATTACTGGAATATCCTCTCGGGCGCCGGCGGACAGGGCGACTACTACAACCCCGACTTTAACGAGATGGGGAAAGAGAAGATTATCGACGGCTATGTAACCGATATTACCACGGACTTGGCGCTTAATTGGCTCGAAAAGCGTGATCAGGAAAAGCCGTTTATGCTGATGCTCCACCAGAAGGCTCCGCACCGTAACTGGATGCCGAGGTTGGATCAATTAGGTAAGATTAAGGAAGGTTCGGCTAAATTGCCGTCCAACTTCCATGACGACTACGAAGGCCGTGGACGCGCGGCTCGTGAAGGTCAGATGGAAATCAAGTCCATCATGCGTTGGGGACACGACATGAAATTCACCACGCAACCGAACGGCGAGCCTTGTCGTCCGGATTTTATCCGGGAGCTTAATCGCATGAAGCCTGAGGAAAGGGCCAAGTGGGACGAGTATTACACCCCAATTATGGAAGGTTTCAACAAGAAACCTCTTGAGGGCAAAGCCTTGGCCGAGTGGAAATTCCAGCGTTATATGCACGATTACCTGAACACGGTCACTACTGTGGACGAAAACGTGGGTCGTGTGCTGGATTATCTCGACAAAAAAGGCCTTTCGGATAATACTATCGTAGTTTATACTTCCGACCAAGGATTCTACCTTGGCGAGCACGGCTGGTTCGACAAACGCTTTATGTACGAGCAGTCTTTGCGTATGCCTTTGATGGTTCGTTACCCGAAACACATCAAGCCGGGAACCAAAGTTGATGATATGGTTATGAACCTCGACTTCATGCCTACGTTCCTCGATTACGCCGGAGTCGATGTTCCTTCGGATGTTCAGGGCGCGTCGTTCAAGCAAGTGGTGGAGGGCAAAACGCCTAAGACTTGGAGAAAGTCGATTTACTATCACTACTACCATTATCCGGGCACTCACATGGTGAAGCGCCACTACGGCGTTCGTACCGACCGTTACAAGCTGATCCGCTTCTACCACGACAACGACGAGTGGGAGATGTACGATCTTGAGAAAGATCCTCAGGAAATGACCAGCGTGTACGGCGATCCGGCTTACGCCGAAGTGCAGGCCGAGATGATGAAAGTTTTGGCAGAGAACCAAAAGAAATACGGCGATGACGAGCAGACGTCGAAGCGTCTTTTTGACCAAGAGCAGATCAACCACACCGAGCGTGTGAAAAAGCTTCACGCTGACGCTAAAAAGAAATAA
- a CDS encoding glycoside hydrolase family 3 N-terminal domain-containing protein: MTRKFFRLLQLTLALSIGVACSGKKEQPEDYNDTDLAPAKRAEILLSQMTLREKIGQMCMYVSDGVKPPTDTLTSTADDFVDYTLKNNELGQLISEGLVGSFIKVKDANTAGFLQKLAKKSRLGIPLLISTDAIHGHGMTQHSTTIYPTSIGLAASFDIEAAERMARYTAEEMRATGYHWTFSPNIEVVRDARWGRIGETFGEDPLLITEIGKAMVKGYQGDELSGDDKVLACAKHLVAGGVPQGGLNAAPSDVSERSLEEVFYPPFVDNVNQGVFTVMPAHNEINGVPCHAHGQLLNGVLRDRWGFNGFIVSDWMDMEKLENVHHIAKDRKEAYVKSVLAGVDVHMHGMHFLDNIEAAVKEGLIPESRIDDAAKTILEAKFRLGLFENTATDAKNIDKKLRTKEHKALALESAKRSMVLLKNDGETLPLGDKPLKILVTGPHANSQAILGDWAKRQKPENIVTVAEGIAEFAPKGSVIDNYDCGENAVIDAKNIATAKRKAQKADLVIAVVGENSLRDSRHKTSGENIDRASLELPGTQLDLLKAIKTSGKKLVVVYVNGGPIASPWTVENADAILEAWEPGMLGGQAVAETLFGLNNPSGRLPITFPQSAGHTQSFYNHKPSLYSRGKFKFAKREPMFPFGFGLSYTNFEYSDLKIPAKIKAGDTLRFSFTLKNAGKMDGDEMVLAFMTDKYASVTRPVKELAAFKRVSLKAGESKKVEMSIVPERFEMLDLDMKKVIEPGEFDIVLGLDNIKRMTTVE, translated from the coding sequence ATGACACGAAAATTTTTCAGATTACTCCAACTGACATTGGCACTGTCAATCGGAGTCGCTTGTTCCGGCAAAAAAGAGCAACCGGAAGATTACAATGATACCGATTTGGCTCCCGCCAAAAGGGCCGAAATCCTGCTTTCGCAAATGACGCTCCGCGAAAAGATAGGGCAAATGTGCATGTATGTCTCCGACGGCGTAAAACCACCGACCGACACACTCACTAGCACCGCTGACGACTTCGTGGATTACACGCTCAAGAATAACGAACTCGGCCAACTGATCTCCGAAGGCCTCGTAGGCTCTTTTATTAAAGTCAAAGACGCCAACACCGCCGGATTCCTTCAGAAATTGGCGAAGAAATCACGGCTCGGCATTCCGTTGCTGATCTCGACCGATGCTATTCACGGCCACGGCATGACCCAGCACAGCACTACCATTTACCCGACATCCATAGGGTTGGCCGCCTCTTTCGATATTGAGGCCGCCGAGCGCATGGCCCGCTATACTGCCGAAGAGATGAGGGCTACGGGCTACCATTGGACCTTTTCGCCCAATATAGAAGTGGTCCGCGACGCCCGCTGGGGACGTATCGGCGAGACTTTTGGCGAGGACCCGTTGCTGATCACCGAAATCGGAAAGGCCATGGTAAAAGGCTACCAAGGCGACGAGCTTTCGGGCGATGACAAAGTACTGGCCTGCGCCAAACACCTAGTGGCCGGAGGCGTGCCGCAGGGCGGACTCAACGCCGCCCCTTCCGATGTTTCGGAGCGTTCGCTGGAAGAAGTGTTTTACCCGCCGTTCGTCGACAACGTAAACCAAGGCGTGTTTACCGTAATGCCCGCCCACAACGAGATCAACGGTGTGCCATGCCACGCCCACGGCCAATTGCTCAACGGCGTATTGCGCGACCGCTGGGGCTTCAACGGCTTTATAGTAAGTGACTGGATGGATATGGAGAAACTCGAAAACGTCCACCATATCGCCAAGGACCGTAAGGAAGCTTACGTAAAATCGGTATTGGCGGGCGTGGATGTCCATATGCACGGCATGCATTTCCTCGACAATATCGAAGCGGCGGTGAAAGAAGGCCTGATTCCGGAATCGCGCATCGACGACGCGGCCAAAACTATCCTTGAAGCCAAATTCAGGCTCGGACTTTTCGAAAACACTGCTACCGACGCCAAGAATATCGACAAAAAACTCCGCACGAAGGAACATAAGGCCTTGGCTCTTGAAAGCGCCAAACGCTCGATGGTTTTGCTGAAAAACGATGGCGAAACTTTGCCTTTGGGCGACAAACCACTCAAGATACTCGTCACCGGACCGCACGCCAACAGCCAAGCGATATTGGGAGATTGGGCAAAAAGACAAAAGCCCGAGAATATCGTAACGGTAGCCGAAGGCATAGCCGAATTCGCACCTAAAGGATCGGTGATCGATAATTATGACTGCGGGGAAAACGCCGTTATCGACGCCAAGAATATTGCGACAGCGAAACGCAAAGCGCAAAAAGCCGATTTGGTGATAGCCGTAGTAGGTGAGAATTCACTCCGTGACAGCCGTCACAAGACTTCGGGCGAAAACATCGACCGCGCCTCGCTGGAATTGCCGGGCACTCAACTCGATTTGCTGAAAGCGATCAAAACATCGGGTAAAAAACTGGTGGTGGTTTACGTAAACGGCGGACCGATCGCCTCGCCTTGGACCGTGGAGAACGCCGACGCGATCTTGGAGGCTTGGGAACCCGGAATGCTCGGCGGGCAGGCCGTAGCCGAGACGCTTTTCGGCCTAAACAACCCGTCCGGGCGCCTGCCGATCACCTTCCCGCAAAGCGCGGGGCATACGCAGAGCTTTTACAATCACAAACCGTCGCTTTATAGCCGTGGCAAGTTCAAATTTGCCAAACGCGAGCCGATGTTCCCGTTCGGATTCGGCCTCAGCTACACGAATTTCGAGTATTCGGACCTGAAGATCCCGGCCAAGATCAAAGCCGGCGACACTTTGCGCTTCAGCTTCACGCTCAAGAACGCCGGCAAGATGGACGGCGACGAAATGGTACTGGCGTTTATGACCGACAAGTACGCCAGCGTAACTCGCCCCGTCAAGGAACTCGCCGCATTTAAACGCGTCAGCCTAAAAGCGGGCGAATCCAAGAAAGTGGAGATGAGCATCGTGCCGGAACGCTTCGAGATGCTGGATCTGGACATGAAAAAAGTGATAGAACCCGGCGAGTTTGATATTGTGCTTGGTTTGGACAATATCAAAAGGATGACGACAGTTGAATAA